A stretch of Aythya fuligula isolate bAytFul2 chromosome 1, bAytFul2.pri, whole genome shotgun sequence DNA encodes these proteins:
- the LOC116489614 gene encoding LOW QUALITY PROTEIN: potassium voltage-gated channel subfamily A member 6-like (The sequence of the model RefSeq protein was modified relative to this genomic sequence to represent the inferred CDS: inserted 2 bases in 1 codon; deleted 2 bases in 1 codon) has protein sequence MRAEEPLALAAPRAGGGEAEAAGEERSGGGCCSSERLVINISGLRFETQLRTLSIFPDTLLGDPSRRVRYFDPLRNEYFFDRNRPSFDAILYYYQSGGRLRRPVHVPLDIFLEEIRFYQLGQEAIETFREDEGFIQEEEKPLPQHHFQRQVWLLFEYPESSGPARAIAIVSVLVILISIVIFCLETLPEFRQEPKGSQPGFGEAAVPGDDTLLLPPPPPPSGTPQPLRPATGAGPFFTDPFFLIETLCIIWFSFELLVRFFACPSKPEFSRNIMNIIDIVAIIPYFITLGTELAQQQQQKQQPSSSNNGGQQQAMSLAILRVIRLVRVFRIFKLSRHSKGLQILGKTLQASMRELGLLIFFLFIGVILFSSAVYFAETDDPDSLFTSIPDAFWWAVVSMTTVGYGDMYPMTIGGKIVGSLCAIAGVLTIALPVPVIXSNFNYFYHRETDHEEQCQYTHVTCGQQQSPFSEPKKGDSNQSLSKSEFLEAEDLESMKYSNFIPPNNQGFKEKKMLTEV, from the exons ATGCGGGCGGAGGAGCCGCTGGCGCTGGCGGCcccgcgggcgggcggcggcgagGCGGAGGCGGCGGGCGAGgagcggagcggcggcggctgctgcagcagcgagCGGCTGGTGATCAACATCTCCGGGCTGCGCTTCGAGACCCAGCTGCGGACCCTCTCCATCTTCCCCGACACACTGCTGGGGGACCCCAGCCGCAGGGTGCGCTACTTCGACCCGCTCCGCAACGAGTACTTCTTCGACCGCAACCGGCCCAGCTTCGATGCTATCCTCTACTACTACCAGTCCGGGGGAAGGCTCCGGAGGCCGGTCCACGTACCCCTCGACATCTTCCTGGAGGAGATCCGCTTTTACCAGCTGGGCCAGGAGGCCATCGAGACCTTCCGGGAGGACGAGGGCTTCattcaggaggaggagaagcccctgccccagcaccactTCCAGCGCCAGGTCTGGCTGCTCTTTGAGTACCCTGAGAGCTCTGGGCCAGCCCGGGCCATCGCCATCGTCTCTGTGCTGGTGATCCTCATTTCCATCGTCATCTTCTGCCTGGAGACCCTGCCTGAGTTCCGCCAGGAGCCCAAGGGCTCCCAGCCTGGCTTCGGGgaggcagcagtgcctggggacgacacgctgctgctgccaccaccgccGCCACCGAGTGGGACCCCACAACCCCTGCGACCTGCCACCGGTGCGGGCCCTTTCTTCACTGACCCCTTCTTCCTCATCGAGACCCTGTGCATCATCTGGTTTTCCTTTGAGCTCCTCGTGCGCTTCTTTGCCTGCCCCAGCAAGCCCGAGTTCTCCCGTAACATCATGAACATCATAGACATCGTGGCCATCATCCCCTACTTCATCACCCTGGGCACGGagctggcccagcagcagcagcagaagcagcagcct agtAGCAGCAACAACGGGGGCCAGCAGCAAGCCATGTCCTTGGCCATCCTCAGAGTCATCCGCCTGGTCAGAGTCTTTAGGATCTTCAAGCTCTCCAGGCACTCCAAGGGGCTGCAGATCCTGGGGAAGACTCTCCAGGCCAGCATGAGGGAGCTGGGCCtcctcatcttcttcctcttcattggGGTGATCCTCTTCTCCAGTGCTGTCTACTTTGCAGAGACCGATGACCCCGATTCCCTGTTCACCAGCATTCCTGATGCTTTTTGGTGGGCAGTGGTGTCCATGACCACTGTGGGCTATGGGGACATGTATCCTATGACAATTGGTGGCAAGATTGTGGGCTCCTTGTGTGCCATTGCTGGTGTGCTCACCAttgccctgcctgtccctgtcaT GTCCAACTTCAACTACTTCTACCACCGAGAGACTGATCATGAAGAGCAGTGCCAGTATACCCATGTCAcctgtggccagcagcagtcACCCTTCTCTGAGCCCAAGAAGGGGGACAGTAATCAGTCTCTCAGCAAATCTGAATTCCTGGAAGCAGAAGACCTGGAGTCCATGAAATATTCCAACTTCATTCCCCCCAACAACCAGggttttaaagagaagaaaatgctgaCAGAGGTGTGA
- the LOC116494377 gene encoding potassium voltage-gated channel subfamily A member 1: MTVMAGENMDETSALPGHPQDSYQPAAHDDHECCERVVINIAGLRFETQLKTLAQFPNTLLGNPKKRMRYFDPLRNEYFFDRNRPSFDAILYYYQSGGRLRRPVNVPLDMFSEEIKFYELGEEAMEKFREDEGFIKDEERPLPEGEYQRQVWLLFEYPESSGPARVIAIVSVMVILISIVIFCLETLPELKEDKEYTVHRTDNTTQVYKSNIFTDPFFVVETLCIIWFSFELVVRFFACPSKTEFFKNIMNFIDIVAIIPYFITLGTEMAEREGTQKGEQATSLAILRVIRLVRVFRIFKLSRHSKGLQILGQTLKASMRELGLLIFFLFIGVILFSSAVYFAEAEEPESHFTSIPDAFWWAVVSMTTVGYGDMYPVTIGGKIVGSLCAIAGVLTIALPVPVIVSNFNYFYHRETEGEEQAQLLHVSSPNLASDSDLSRRSSSTISKSEYMEIEEDMNNSIDNFREANLRTGNCTIANQNCVNKSKLLTDV, encoded by the coding sequence ATGACCGTGATGGCTGGAGAGAACATGGATGAGACTTCTGCGCTACCTGGCCACCCCCAGGATAGCTACCAGCCCGCTGCCCACGATGACCATGAGTGCTGTGAGCGCGTAGTGATAAACATTGCTGGACTACGCTTTGAGACGCAGCTGAAGACATTAGCCCAGTTTCCCAATACACTGCTGGGCAACCCCAAGAAGCGCATGCGGTACTTTGACCCCTTGCGCAATGAGTACTTTTTTGACCGGAACCGGCCCAGCTTTGATGCCATCCTCTACTACTACCAGTCTGGAGGGCGGCTTCGCCGGCCGGTCAATGTGCCCTTGGACATGTTCTCTGAGGAGATAAAATTTTATGAGCTGGGTGAGGAGGCCATGGAGAAGTTCCGGGAAGATGAAGGGTTCATCAAAGATGAGGAGAGACCCTTGCCGGAGGGGGAGTACCAGCGCCAAGTATGGCTCCTCTTTGAGTACCCAGAGAGCTCTGGGCCTGCAAGGGTCATTGCAATAGTCTCTGTCATGGTGATCCTCATCTCCATTGTGATCTTCTGCCTAGAGACATTACCCGAGCTGAAGGAGGACAAGGAGTATACAGTGCATCGCACTGACAACACCACCCAGGTCTACAAATCCAATATCTTCACAGATCCTTTCTTTGTTGTGGAGACCCTGTGCATCATCTGGTTCTCCTTTGAGCTGGTGGTGCGCTTCTTTGCTTGCCCCAGCAAGACTGAATTCTTCAAGAATATCATGAACTTCATTGACATTGTAGCCATCATCCCTTATTTCATCACCCTGGGCACTGAGATGGCTGAGCGGGAGGGGACTCAGAAAGGAGAGCAGGCCACCTCCTTGGCCATCCTGAGAGTCATCAGACTGGTAAGAGTCTTTCGAATCTTCAAACTCTCCCGGCACTCTAAGGGCCTCCAGATTTTGGGACAGACCCTCAAAGCGAGTATGAGAGAGCTAGGTTTACtaatctttttcctcttcattggGGTGATCTTGTTCTCTAGTGCAGTGTATTTTGCTGAGGCTGAAGAACCTGAGTCTCATTTCACAAGTATCCCTGATGCTTTCTGGTGGGCGGTGGTATCCATGACCACTGTGGGCTATGGTGACATGTACCCTGTGACAATTGGAGGCAAAATCGTAGGCTCCTTGTGTGCCATCGCTGGTGTGCTGACAATTGCCCTGCCTGTACCTGTCATCGTGTCCAACTTCAACTACTTCTACCACCGAGAAACAGAAGGGGAAGAACAGGCTCAGTTACTTCACGTTAGCTCCCCTAATTTAGCATCTGACAGTGATCTCAGCCGCCGCAGCTCCTCCACAATCAGCAAATCTGAGTACATGGAAATCGAAGAGGATATGAATAATAGCATAGACAATTTTAGAGAGGCTAATCTCAGAACTGGCAACTGCACTATAGCCAACCAAAACTGTGTTAATAAAAGTAAGCTGCTGACCGATGtataa